The sequence ACCAGAGAAAGCGATGCCGATCTTTTCACCGACCGGCAGGTGTTGTAAGATTTTTGCCATGGCGCCCCTCATTTCCAATATCCAGTAACATTAGCCGTTGTATTATACGACGGAACCAGTTCGATAGTGGTTACAGCTTGATACAGAGACTGCAACGATGCACCACCCACTCAAGAGCGCAGGACTCTGGCTCGCATAGCGCTACGCTTCTCTTGTCGATCAACTCGTCAGCGTATGGTCGGGGCGGGTTCCCAACTCGTCCGTCGCCCTGCCGTCGCTAGGAACACCTGCTCGTCATCCCATTGGAGGGATGATGTCTCGATGCGCTAACCGATAGGTTCCCCGCCTGACACCGCACTGCGGGCCGGAGGCCCGCGCACCCAAGCGAACGCTAAAAACATCCTGTCACCAGCACGAACACCTTGACGAGCACGAGATTTCCGGCTACACTACACACAATACACATAGAGAGGAGAACCCATGACAGCCACTCGTCGTATACCTCACGTATTACCGCAACCTCCATTGACCGGTACCCGGCCACCATCGGCTGAGACAGGGGATGCTACCTGGCCATTGGCACTTAAAGCACTTTTGCTGCTTAATGGTGCGACCTCTCCTAACGACCCCGTGTTGACTACCTTGTCCGACGATGAGCTGATTGCGCTACGGGGTATTTTATTGCTTCTACAGAGTGACGAACCAACGAATATTGCCTAGGCTCGCTACATATAGAAGGTGCGGGGTGTGCAATCAACACACCCCGCTTCTTATTTTCTCTTGGTTTTTTAGAGGTTGATCAAAAACCCGCATTTTTGATGAGGCGCGACCATGGGGCATCTCCAGAATAGTGCAGCGAACGGTGGCGAGCAAGGCATGCATCCCTTCGCTGCAATAGAAACGATGGTGCCGAGTTCAGCACCAGTGCTGCGGAGCACGCCTGGAGACCCTCACCTTCTCCCACCCCTTGCCCCACTTCTGCGCCCACACGGGGCAATGAGAAATCTGGGTTTCTGATCAGGCTTTTAGAGCCTATCCGGGACACCCTGTCGCAGAAGAAAATCGGTTCATGCACAGCGCCGCTGTGCCCGTACATCTACTAGGTCTCATCTGCCTTACCGTGAGACGATGATACGGATAGGCTCTTACAAGTCGGTTATACGTTTGCCAGACGCGGACGTTGTTCGTTTGAGTAGTAAATTCGATCCATGAGACTGAGCAGTGAATGTTCGAGTTCAGCAACGACCAGCCGCTCGGCTGGTGAGAGGGGCAAGTGGCTCAGTTCTTCAAAATACCAGCGGATCATTGTGGCCGTATGTTCATAGGCTACGCCCCAACGGGGTAAGACACCACGTGCCCAGCGTAACTCGGTTTCTGCAATATCGAACGTGTCAAACAGTAATATTGCATGCACCAGATTAATGAATGGACGTACCGCTACCTCGGCCATTCGTTCTACCGGCGGATAGTTTTCTTCGAGGCGCAGGGTATGGGTGAGTTCTGGAAAAGCGCGCAATAGCCTAACGGCTACCCGATAGGCGAAGGTCTGCCGGTGTTCCTCAACTCGACGTGCCAGTTGGTTGGCAGCAATCTCATCCATACGTTCCCACCTCAGCGCTATGTATGTTGATTATAGCACGCGATGGACAAACATTACTTGTGCATCTATCCTGAGTTGTGTGGGCATTTCCGGTGCGAGATCACAGCGGTGCGGACTCCCTGGATTTAAGAGCCTGATCAAAAGCGTTTCATTGGGCATGTACCGTGCCCGTGCAACTATTGCGTAAGGGGTTTCCAGCGTCCTTTCTCTCAGCCCACCTTTCCCCTCCCTTTCCCCGTGGAGGAGAGGAAGGGGCTGTGGGAAGAGCAGGGGCGCCAGGCGTGCGTTGCAGCACCGGCGCTGAACTCGGCGCCATCGTTTCTATCGCAGCGAAGGGACGCATACGTTGCCCGAAACACGACATTGTTTACCACTGTCAAGTCTCATTAACAGCCCAGGTTTCTGATCACCCTTTAACTATGGTGATTTAAGTGCGTCTGGGTTTGTAGCCGACTACCCTAGCGGCTAAACAGTGTTTGTGCTATACGCACAATTGCCCGTAACCGAGGGCGTTGCAGTCGCTCAAGCGCTTCGGCGAGTGGTACCCATTCCACGGCAACAATCTGCTCTCGACCACCCATCGGTCGTGCACGACCTTTGATTGCGTGGAGTAAGTAGTAGTCAACGATTTTGCGCTGTTCGTCACGCGGCCCATGAATGATGTAGTCGATACTACCAAGCATATCAACAACTTCAGCAGTGACATGGGTCTCTTCACGTACTTCACGCACAATAGCGTCAATCGCAGATTCCCTGCCCTTGATCTTTCCTTTCGGAAGTGACCAAAAACCTTTATGTTTGCGGATGAGTACAATCTCAATTGTATGATCGGCCTGAACGCGATACACTACTGCGCCTACACCGTAGATTGGCTTTTGGCTGTTCATACCTCTGCGCACCATCAACGAGTGGCTATTGTCGATAGAGAGTAAATCTACATTATATTGCGTTTGGGCAATGCTGGCAGATTGTGGCAAGGGCTTTTT comes from Chloroflexus sp. Y-396-1 and encodes:
- a CDS encoding NUDIX hydrolase — encoded protein: MNSQKPIYGVGAVVYRVQADHTIEIVLIRKHKGFWSLPKGKIKGRESAIDAIVREVREETHVTAEVVDMLGSIDYIIHGPRDEQRKIVDYYLLHAIKGRARPMGGREQIVAVEWVPLAEALERLQRPRLRAIVRIAQTLFSR